The Solibacillus daqui genome has a segment encoding these proteins:
- a CDS encoding SDR family oxidoreductase — protein MGSHFVTGFPGFVATHLINELFKQKVTSEVIAIVQSDELACAKVVAKEIEQHFEQCQIILFEGDITLPNLDLADADVQLIAPKISIIWHLAAEHNLMIKREKAWKVNVHGTANVNDFTGKLPNLKRYMYFSTAFIAGKRQGEILEMELIRPPAFHNFIEESKFEAELLVDDLKLELPVTIIRPTMIYGHSQTGRTQRFDGIYFLMNMIGYLKNQMLFPQVGSKNTDFQVVALDYVVNASIALCLNNQAEGETVHLTDINPYKVIDVYQKLVQLMTKRKTFSTLPLGIAKVMLEQSSIRTAWHVPPQMIDYLDHAACFDTKDCERLLEHANMEWVDLLEVLPNLVDFYENNKHLTTYQVKI, from the coding sequence GTGGGTAGTCACTTTGTTACAGGCTTTCCGGGATTTGTTGCAACCCATTTAATTAACGAGCTATTTAAACAAAAGGTAACGTCTGAAGTAATTGCCATTGTACAATCCGATGAATTAGCATGCGCAAAAGTTGTTGCGAAAGAAATAGAGCAGCATTTTGAACAGTGCCAAATCATACTGTTTGAAGGAGATATTACATTACCGAATCTCGATTTGGCTGATGCAGATGTTCAGCTAATTGCACCAAAAATCTCGATAATCTGGCATTTAGCCGCTGAGCATAATTTGATGATTAAGCGTGAAAAAGCATGGAAAGTAAATGTTCATGGAACTGCAAACGTCAATGATTTTACTGGCAAATTGCCGAATTTAAAACGCTATATGTATTTTAGTACGGCATTTATCGCAGGGAAGCGACAAGGTGAAATTTTGGAAATGGAGTTAATTCGCCCACCTGCATTTCATAACTTTATAGAGGAATCAAAATTTGAGGCAGAGCTACTAGTAGATGATTTAAAGTTAGAGCTACCGGTAACGATTATTCGGCCAACAATGATTTATGGGCATTCGCAAACAGGGAGAACCCAGCGTTTTGATGGCATCTATTTTTTGATGAATATGATTGGTTATTTGAAAAACCAAATGTTGTTTCCTCAAGTCGGCAGTAAAAATACCGATTTTCAAGTTGTCGCATTAGATTATGTAGTCAATGCGAGTATCGCGCTTTGTTTAAATAACCAAGCTGAAGGTGAGACGGTACATTTAACAGATATAAATCCATATAAAGTAATAGATGTCTATCAAAAGCTCGTACAATTAATGACAAAGCGCAAAACTTTTAGTACATTACCGTTAGGCATTGCTAAAGTAATGTTAGAGCAATCAAGTATTCGAACTGCCTGGCATGTACCGCCGCAAATGATCGATTATTTAGACCATGCGGCATGCTTTGACACAAAGGACTGTGAGCGATTATTGGAACATGCGAATATGGAGTGGGTTGATTTACTCGAAGTGTTACCAAACTTAGTGGATTTTTATGAAAATAACAAGCATTTAACGACCTATCAGGTAAAAATTTGA
- a CDS encoding TrkH family potassium uptake protein, with translation MEATILPLKQFEKRSITPFRLLITYYFFAILISYLLLRIPGVHIEGVQVSHLDSLFMAVSAVSVTGLTTVTVAETYSSFGLAMILIILQFGAIGIMSIGTFLWLLFGKKIGMRERQLIMIDHNQYNLSGVVALIKQITKLLFLIESIGAIILMVHFKRYFDTWEEAAINGIFASISATTNGGFDITGMSLVPFHNDYFVQFVCMILIFLGAIGFPVLVEVKMFLLKKDPTFRFSLFTKITTATYGILFVGGTVIILILESFYSFKGMQWHEAIFTAMFHSVSTRSAGLTTFDITTFNEATQLFMSGLMFIGASPSSVGGGIRTTTFAIIILFVIAYSRGHSDIQIFKREIHLIDVFRSFAVLIFAIFMVMVAMMILLITEQHASMNQILFEITSAFGTCGMSLGITQDLSTIGKVVIMTLMFIGRVGLISFLYSLGGTSKRKKYHYPKERIIIG, from the coding sequence ATGGAGGCGACTATTTTGCCTTTAAAGCAATTTGAAAAAAGAAGTATTACCCCGTTTCGACTATTAATCACATATTACTTTTTCGCCATATTAATATCGTATTTACTGTTGCGAATTCCAGGCGTGCATATAGAAGGTGTACAAGTCTCACATTTGGATAGCCTTTTTATGGCAGTGAGTGCGGTGAGTGTAACGGGTTTGACAACAGTGACGGTTGCAGAAACATATAGTAGCTTTGGTTTAGCAATGATTTTAATCATTTTACAGTTTGGTGCCATTGGTATTATGTCAATAGGTACTTTTTTATGGCTATTATTCGGCAAGAAAATTGGCATGCGTGAACGTCAACTAATCATGATTGACCACAATCAGTACAATTTATCAGGTGTTGTGGCGCTGATTAAGCAAATTACAAAATTATTGTTTTTAATTGAATCAATCGGAGCAATCATTTTAATGGTTCATTTTAAACGCTATTTTGACACGTGGGAAGAAGCTGCCATCAATGGGATATTTGCCTCAATATCAGCGACTACTAATGGTGGTTTTGATATTACGGGCATGAGTTTGGTACCGTTTCATAATGATTATTTCGTGCAATTTGTTTGTATGATCTTAATTTTTTTAGGGGCAATTGGCTTTCCGGTGCTAGTAGAAGTAAAAATGTTTTTATTAAAAAAAGACCCGACATTCCGCTTTAGTTTATTTACGAAAATCACAACGGCAACATACGGTATACTGTTTGTTGGAGGAACGGTCATAATATTAATACTAGAAAGCTTTTATTCCTTTAAAGGGATGCAATGGCATGAGGCGATTTTTACGGCCATGTTTCATTCCGTTTCGACACGTTCGGCAGGATTGACTACGTTTGATATCACAACATTTAATGAGGCGACACAGCTCTTTATGAGTGGATTGATGTTTATCGGGGCTTCACCAAGTTCAGTTGGTGGAGGAATTCGAACGACGACATTTGCTATTATCATTTTATTTGTCATTGCCTATTCGCGCGGTCACTCTGATATTCAAATTTTTAAACGTGAAATTCATTTAATAGATGTTTTTCGTTCGTTTGCAGTATTAATTTTTGCAATTTTCATGGTCATGGTCGCGATGATGATTTTACTCATTACTGAGCAACATGCATCTATGAATCAAATTTTATTTGAAATTACGTCGGCGTTCGGAACATGTGGAATGTCTTTAGGCATTACACAGGATTTATCGACGATAGGGAAAGTTGTCATTATGACATTAATGTTCATCGGCCGTGTTGGCTTAATTTCGTTTCTGTATTCCCTAGGTGGTACATCGAAAAGGAAAAAGTATCACTATCCGAAAGAAAGAATTATTATTGGATGA
- a CDS encoding NRDE family protein, translated as MCLIAFAYQTHPDFPIIIIANRDEFYERPTEVVHFWDDSPNILAGRDLRMNGSWLGVSKTGRFAAITNYRDPNRPETGHLSRGAIVKSFLTTEQTSADFVEELRGNKDLYGGFNVLLYDGEQMQHYNNVFDEHTVVPPGVHSVSNATLNSPWPKVTFAAKVLQQAVDDETLETNHLISLLANEETAPDVSLPDTGVGIYLERALSAAFVKLANYGTRCSTAITINKNGHIQLQERTYEQGEFAFDKLFEINN; from the coding sequence ATGTGTTTAATCGCATTTGCTTATCAAACACACCCAGATTTTCCAATAATCATTATTGCCAACCGTGATGAATTTTATGAGCGCCCTACTGAAGTGGTTCACTTTTGGGACGATTCACCAAATATTTTGGCAGGAAGGGATTTGCGAATGAATGGTAGTTGGCTTGGAGTGTCGAAAACTGGCCGCTTTGCTGCAATAACAAATTATCGTGACCCTAATCGACCTGAAACTGGTCATTTATCGCGTGGCGCAATCGTAAAGTCTTTTTTAACTACTGAACAAACAAGCGCAGATTTTGTTGAGGAATTACGGGGCAATAAGGATTTATACGGGGGGTTTAATGTACTACTATATGATGGCGAACAAATGCAGCATTACAATAACGTGTTTGACGAGCATACAGTTGTTCCTCCTGGTGTTCATAGCGTCAGTAATGCAACACTCAACTCACCATGGCCAAAAGTAACTTTCGCAGCAAAGGTACTGCAACAAGCGGTTGATGACGAAACACTCGAAACAAATCATCTCATTTCATTACTCGCAAATGAAGAAACAGCTCCAGACGTTTCACTACCCGATACAGGCGTTGGCATCTACCTAGAACGCGCTCTATCCGCAGCATTCGTCAAGTTAGCAAATTACGGCACAAGATGTTCAACAGCCATTACTATCAACAAAAACGGCCACATCCAATTACAAGAACGCACATACGAACAAGGCGAATTTGCGTTTGATAAGTTGTTTGAAATAAATAATTGA
- a CDS encoding TerC family protein, which yields METILLEYAWVLLVLVFLEGLLAADNAVVMAVMVKHLPKEQQKKALFYGLFGAFLFRFIALFLITFLAKYWEIQAIGAAYLLFISIKHLYDNHYKKEEEHEDAVEKKGSGFWMTVLKVELADIAFAIDSMLAAVAIAMTLPHISDIDIGGINAGPFSVMFLGGFIGLVIMRFAAQMFVKLLNDYPTLETAAFLIVGWVGVKLAVLALAHENLAIIDPHFPHSTTWQVIFWVVLLGIAIGGYVAGVMKNKK from the coding sequence ATGGAAACTATTTTATTGGAATATGCATGGGTCTTACTTGTATTAGTATTCCTTGAAGGATTATTAGCGGCAGATAACGCAGTAGTTATGGCGGTAATGGTAAAACATTTACCGAAAGAGCAGCAGAAAAAAGCATTATTTTATGGATTATTTGGGGCGTTTTTATTCCGTTTCATTGCACTATTCTTAATCACATTCCTAGCAAAATATTGGGAAATTCAAGCGATTGGTGCAGCATATTTACTGTTTATTTCGATAAAGCATTTATATGATAATCACTACAAAAAAGAAGAAGAGCACGAGGATGCTGTTGAGAAAAAAGGTTCTGGCTTCTGGATGACTGTTTTAAAGGTAGAGTTAGCAGATATTGCCTTTGCGATTGACTCAATGTTAGCGGCAGTTGCCATTGCAATGACATTACCACATATTAGTGATATTGATATCGGTGGAATTAACGCTGGACCATTCTCAGTTATGTTCTTAGGTGGATTCATTGGTCTTGTTATTATGCGATTTGCGGCACAAATGTTCGTTAAATTATTAAACGATTACCCAACATTAGAAACTGCAGCCTTCTTAATCGTTGGTTGGGTAGGGGTAAAATTAGCGGTATTAGCGTTAGCTCACGAAAACCTTGCAATTATTGATCCACACTTCCCACACTCAACAACATGGCAAGTTATATTCTGGGTTGTCTTACTTGGTATAGCAATCGGTGGCTATGTTGCAGGTGTAATGAAAAATAAAAAATAA
- a CDS encoding efflux RND transporter permease subunit — MNISKFSINRPVFTIVTMLFVLLLGAVSLFKIPITLIPDLNPPIGVVVTSYPGASPIEVNEKVTKPLEQSLATLPGIKKVQSTSMESSNLIVLEFNWSTDMDKVQTEILQRIDLVPLPDDAGKPSFLKFDPSQFPVIQLALAAKNKDIDVRQIAESLEQELKRTDGVASVTVSGKIIEEIQIELDPAKLEQQNLTQTDVMQMVQASNISLPGAELNTQEGQLLTTRVISLFTSADQIADLTLSVNPLTGEALKVSDVGTVKRQEPQATTITRANDQPAVLISVLQESGANTASVSETFQAELNRLLDEPQYEGVEATILFDQGDYVRIAINNISSSLIFGGLFAMLVLFVFLRGLKSPLIIGIAIPYSVIVTFVLMYFADFSLNIMTLGALALGIGMLVDNAIVVIENIERHLEQGNSPTEAAINGTKEIALAITASTITTIAVFVPVMFISGLIGKIFTEFALTISFSLIASLIVSLTVVPMFASKFLTTKSAKLTEKRQTSWLYRNYKKALYWVLKKKAVVLSVTVLLLAVSGFSLYKTGTEFLPATDEGFVTLSVKLPNSVSIEKTEEVVSELETIAKEYDEVDVVVSLIGGNQQSLSRGTSNQNEAEISIKLVDLSARSKSIFEIVEQLEQQVKSQIGERAEVAFSLSSSTGSTPNTLSFRATDSDEARLNESVTKIQQQLSQVDSITEVTTDLDETKEEIQIEVKRDEALKYGVLPAQIAQIVNTMMRGAFTTQIIAEDGEVLGVYTGFGKAYRENIEALKTMKLRTNAGVFVELQELAHIEIMQMQTAIRRSDQASAVAIFVKYKTTESLSGISTQVDKAIEQANIPNTTKIIFGGDRELFDSAKHDMILAIILAVILIYLVMGAQFESFKLPFVMIFSVPLMVIGVAISLWFTNTLLGVTAIIGILILVGIVVNNGIVLVDYINQKRQQGFDVQEAIVIGAQDRMRPILMTALTTILGLVPLALGIGEGTEMNQPMAIVVIGGLISSTILTLFIVPIIYRLIERD, encoded by the coding sequence ATGAATATAAGCAAATTTTCGATAAATCGACCTGTATTTACAATAGTCACCATGCTATTTGTATTATTACTAGGTGCGGTGTCGTTATTTAAAATCCCGATTACTCTCATTCCAGATTTAAATCCACCAATAGGGGTAGTTGTAACAAGCTATCCTGGCGCAAGCCCTATAGAAGTAAATGAAAAGGTGACAAAGCCTTTAGAGCAATCACTCGCGACATTGCCAGGAATTAAAAAAGTTCAATCAACTTCTATGGAAAGCTCCAATTTAATTGTTTTAGAGTTTAACTGGTCGACGGATATGGACAAGGTGCAGACAGAAATTTTACAGCGCATTGATTTAGTACCGCTACCAGACGATGCAGGAAAGCCAAGCTTTTTGAAATTTGATCCATCTCAATTTCCGGTAATTCAGCTCGCATTAGCTGCGAAAAATAAGGATATCGATGTCCGTCAAATTGCTGAGTCATTAGAACAAGAATTGAAACGAACTGACGGGGTAGCAAGTGTAACTGTATCTGGAAAAATTATTGAAGAAATTCAAATTGAATTAGATCCAGCGAAACTAGAACAACAAAACCTAACCCAAACGGATGTCATGCAAATGGTGCAGGCAAGTAATATTTCATTGCCTGGTGCGGAGCTGAACACGCAAGAAGGACAATTATTAACGACGCGTGTCATCAGTTTGTTTACATCTGCTGATCAAATTGCGGATTTAACATTATCGGTTAATCCATTAACTGGAGAAGCATTAAAGGTAAGTGATGTCGGAACAGTGAAGCGTCAAGAGCCGCAAGCAACGACGATTACACGAGCGAATGATCAGCCAGCTGTGCTTATTTCTGTGTTACAGGAATCGGGTGCAAATACAGCCAGTGTATCGGAAACATTTCAAGCTGAACTAAATCGTTTGTTAGATGAGCCGCAATATGAAGGGGTCGAGGCAACGATTTTATTTGACCAAGGTGATTATGTTCGAATTGCCATTAACAATATTAGTTCTTCATTAATTTTCGGTGGGCTATTTGCAATGCTCGTATTATTTGTTTTTTTACGAGGATTAAAAAGCCCTCTAATTATCGGTATTGCTATCCCGTATTCCGTTATTGTGACGTTTGTGCTCATGTATTTTGCCGACTTTTCGCTAAATATAATGACACTTGGTGCACTGGCACTTGGAATTGGAATGCTCGTTGACAATGCGATTGTAGTGATTGAAAATATTGAGCGGCATTTGGAACAAGGCAATTCACCAACTGAAGCTGCTATTAATGGAACAAAGGAAATCGCGTTAGCCATTACAGCTTCAACCATAACAACAATAGCTGTATTTGTTCCTGTTATGTTTATTAGTGGCTTAATAGGAAAAATTTTTACGGAGTTTGCATTAACGATTTCATTTAGTTTAATTGCGTCGCTTATAGTCTCATTAACGGTTGTTCCTATGTTCGCTAGCAAATTTTTGACGACAAAATCTGCGAAGCTAACCGAAAAGCGACAAACTTCGTGGTTATATCGAAATTATAAAAAGGCACTGTATTGGGTATTGAAAAAAAAGGCTGTTGTACTATCGGTAACGGTTCTATTACTCGCAGTTTCAGGTTTTTCACTTTATAAAACAGGTACAGAATTTTTACCTGCAACCGATGAAGGCTTTGTCACATTATCGGTGAAATTACCTAATAGTGTATCAATCGAAAAAACAGAAGAAGTTGTATCCGAATTAGAAACGATAGCCAAAGAATACGATGAAGTAGATGTTGTAGTCAGTTTAATAGGTGGAAATCAGCAATCACTTTCACGCGGCACAAGTAATCAAAATGAGGCGGAAATTTCAATAAAATTAGTTGATTTATCGGCCCGTTCGAAATCAATTTTTGAGATTGTTGAGCAATTAGAACAGCAAGTGAAAAGTCAAATAGGTGAGCGAGCAGAAGTGGCGTTTTCATTATCCTCGTCAACAGGTTCTACGCCAAATACGTTATCATTCCGTGCGACTGACAGTGATGAGGCGCGTTTAAATGAGTCGGTAACAAAAATTCAGCAACAGCTCTCTCAAGTTGATTCGATTACGGAAGTAACAACGGATTTAGATGAGACAAAAGAGGAAATTCAAATTGAAGTAAAACGTGATGAAGCTTTGAAGTACGGTGTATTACCAGCGCAAATTGCTCAAATCGTTAATACAATGATGCGTGGTGCATTTACGACACAAATCATTGCTGAAGATGGTGAGGTACTTGGCGTGTATACAGGGTTTGGAAAAGCCTATCGTGAAAATATCGAAGCTTTAAAGACGATGAAATTAAGGACAAATGCTGGAGTATTTGTGGAATTACAGGAGCTTGCCCATATCGAAATTATGCAAATGCAAACGGCTATTCGTCGGTCAGATCAAGCATCTGCAGTGGCTATATTCGTGAAATATAAAACAACTGAGTCACTTAGCGGTATTTCAACTCAAGTGGATAAGGCAATCGAGCAAGCGAACATCCCTAATACTACAAAAATAATATTCGGTGGAGATCGTGAATTATTTGATAGCGCAAAACACGATATGATTTTGGCAATAATTTTAGCCGTCATACTCATTTATTTAGTGATGGGTGCACAATTTGAATCGTTTAAATTGCCATTTGTTATGATTTTTAGTGTCCCATTAATGGTAATAGGTGTTGCCATATCATTGTGGTTTACGAATACATTACTTGGGGTAACCGCTATTATTGGCATTTTAATATTAGTTGGTATTGTCGTGAATAACGGGATTGTGCTTGTCGATTATATTAACCAAAAGCGTCAGCAAGGATTCGATGTTCAAGAAGCTATTGTGATAGGGGCACAAGACCGGATGCGACCTATTTTAATGACCGCTTTAACAACGATTTTAGGACTAGTACCCCTGGCATTAGGAATTGGGGAAGGAACGGAAATGAATCAACCAATGGCGATCGTTGTGATCGGAGGATTAATAAGTTCAACAATTTTAACATTATTTATCGTACCAATTATTTATCGTTTAATAGAAAGAGACTAA
- a CDS encoding MarR family winged helix-turn-helix transcriptional regulator, protein MASNEVKQSLKLFIVLSRATKAINEATNQFIQQNGLNPTEFAVLELLYHKGRQPLQQIGNKILLASGSITYVVDKLEKRQFLARVSCPEDRRVTFAEITEQGSEFMDKLFPEHEQKLHELLSALSSEEKQTTIELVKKLGISIKDLSY, encoded by the coding sequence ATGGCTTCAAATGAAGTAAAACAATCGTTAAAATTATTTATCGTCTTATCAAGAGCAACGAAAGCGATTAATGAAGCGACGAATCAGTTTATCCAACAAAATGGTTTGAATCCAACCGAATTTGCAGTTTTAGAACTTTTATATCATAAAGGTCGCCAACCGTTACAACAAATTGGCAACAAAATATTATTAGCAAGCGGTTCGATTACGTATGTAGTAGATAAATTAGAAAAGCGCCAATTTTTAGCACGTGTTTCTTGTCCAGAGGATCGTCGTGTAACCTTTGCAGAAATTACTGAACAAGGTTCTGAATTTATGGACAAGCTGTTTCCGGAGCACGAGCAAAAATTACATGAGCTCTTAAGTGCTCTATCATCAGAAGAAAAGCAAACGACTATTGAGTTAGTAAAAAAATTAGGTATATCGATTAAAGATTTATCTTATTAA
- a CDS encoding ATP-binding protein, which yields MEGELSHVVDNLFQQANEHMVIFDCAGKIKYMNGKVVDTFEQLNIQTNFFELTENNNAEWNKFITRVTRDATASYTLDLYKDFQQNVLISFLGYYIPERQLVLCILQFNTVHKPLNETQHNYHLINGLLNGVVLTSKNGKIIMTNPIALQLLGFDNGQLERRSYDLLFENCYVDPKAIIQYYRMISNNELATILVKRISSDDQVCYLNISSKIDETLDMLVTTITDQTEKMILLETINHQKSLATVGQSVATIIHEIRNPMTTIQGFIQMIKSSIEEQVNPYFQIVETELQRIDDMLLELLSISKPKKYDFHLLDFKGVIEQAITLLQLKALESNVNIIFEYDDNASFLIKGNYNRLKQMLINLLKNAIEAVETNGSIIVRLLYTNASTLRLIVEDTGKGMSTEQLANAFQSFYSTKSTGTGLGLVLVQTVVEEHNGTIFVESSEGVGSRFKIDINLLENEGNPSISFSSYPSMQKSANIYM from the coding sequence GTGGAAGGCGAATTGAGTCACGTGGTAGATAATCTATTTCAACAGGCAAATGAACATATGGTTATTTTTGATTGTGCTGGAAAAATAAAGTATATGAATGGTAAAGTTGTCGACACGTTTGAACAGTTAAACATTCAGACAAATTTTTTTGAGTTAACAGAAAATAATAATGCTGAATGGAATAAGTTCATTACAAGAGTGACTCGAGACGCCACGGCTAGCTATACTTTAGATTTGTATAAAGACTTTCAACAAAATGTGCTAATAAGTTTTTTAGGTTATTACATTCCTGAACGACAATTAGTTCTTTGTATATTACAATTTAACACAGTGCACAAACCATTAAATGAAACGCAACATAATTACCATTTGATAAATGGCCTGCTAAATGGGGTAGTGCTTACTTCTAAAAATGGTAAAATTATTATGACTAATCCAATCGCACTACAGTTATTAGGCTTTGATAATGGACAACTTGAAAGAAGAAGTTATGATTTATTATTTGAAAATTGTTATGTTGATCCAAAAGCGATTATTCAATATTATCGTATGATATCGAACAATGAGCTTGCGACGATTTTAGTTAAGCGTATTAGTAGCGATGATCAAGTTTGCTATTTAAATATTTCAAGCAAAATCGATGAAACACTTGATATGTTGGTAACTACTATTACGGATCAAACAGAAAAAATGATATTATTAGAAACAATAAACCATCAAAAGTCATTAGCAACAGTTGGGCAAAGTGTAGCGACTATTATCCATGAAATTCGTAATCCAATGACCACTATTCAAGGCTTTATTCAGATGATTAAGAGCAGTATAGAAGAGCAGGTAAATCCTTATTTTCAAATTGTCGAAACCGAGCTTCAGCGAATTGATGATATGTTATTAGAATTACTATCGATTTCGAAGCCGAAAAAATATGATTTTCATTTACTTGATTTCAAAGGAGTAATAGAACAAGCGATTACATTACTTCAATTGAAGGCCTTAGAATCAAATGTAAATATTATTTTTGAATATGATGACAATGCTTCTTTTTTAATAAAAGGGAATTACAATCGATTAAAGCAAATGCTTATTAACTTACTGAAAAATGCAATTGAAGCAGTTGAAACGAATGGTTCGATAATTGTTCGTTTGCTATATACAAATGCATCGACACTTCGTTTAATTGTAGAAGATACAGGAAAAGGAATGTCGACAGAGCAATTAGCAAATGCATTTCAATCATTTTATTCAACAAAATCTACTGGGACAGGCTTAGGGCTTGTGTTAGTTCAAACAGTTGTAGAAGAGCACAATGGTACTATTTTTGTGGAAAGTAGTGAAGGTGTAGGTTCAAGGTTTAAAATTGATATAAACTTATTAGAGAATGAAGGGAATCCGTCCATTTCATTTTCATCTTATCCTTCTATGCAAAAATCAGCAAACATATATATGTAA
- a CDS encoding B12-binding domain-containing radical SAM protein yields MNIVLSTLNAKYIHTNLAIRYLKAAIQPEFVCELAEYTIKDPAFNIVSDLFQKKPDIVGFSCYIWNINETIAVIRMLKTVLPNVKIVLGGPEVSYDVHDWLRKHDEIDYIIMGEGEVSFKEMLRHFNGEIELEKVPGICYLQDGKLKIHAQPPKVDLREIATPFRFEEDLPHLGKRIQYIETSRGCPFSCQFCLSSIEVGVRYFNREKIKEDIRYLMDNGAKTIKFVDRTFNISRSYAMEMFQFLIDEHKPGVVFQFEITADIMRPEVIQFLNDNAPRGLFRFEIGVQSTNDLTNDLVKRRQNFEKLTRTVTMVKEGGKIDQHLDLIAGLPEEDYSSFRKTFNDVFAMRPEELQLGFLKLLRGTGLRLEAEKYGYTYVDISPYEIFSNNVLTFDDIVRIKHAEDVLEKYWNAHRMDHTIEYLVTQVFETPFDFFQNFGTYWETKGWSRIGHQLEDLFRRLLEFLQTVENANIDIITSLMKYDFLSGQHFQPRKLWWNDRLSENEMRDIYARIKEKPAIVGDEFAAMNISERDLFKHSLIIPFHIDFQNYDETGTVTKQTGYLFTYFRNSEAPYFYSFN; encoded by the coding sequence ATGAACATTGTTTTAAGTACATTAAATGCAAAATATATTCACACGAATTTAGCTATTCGTTATTTAAAAGCAGCCATTCAACCAGAATTTGTATGTGAACTAGCTGAATACACTATTAAAGATCCCGCGTTTAACATCGTTTCTGATCTATTTCAAAAGAAACCTGATATAGTCGGTTTCAGTTGCTATATTTGGAACATTAACGAAACAATCGCCGTTATTCGCATGTTAAAAACAGTTTTACCTAATGTCAAAATCGTACTAGGTGGTCCTGAAGTTTCTTACGACGTACATGACTGGTTACGCAAGCATGATGAAATTGACTACATTATTATGGGCGAGGGCGAAGTTTCATTTAAAGAAATGTTGCGCCACTTTAATGGTGAAATTGAACTTGAAAAAGTACCCGGAATTTGCTATTTACAAGATGGAAAACTAAAAATTCACGCACAACCACCAAAAGTCGATTTACGTGAAATTGCGACACCATTCCGCTTTGAAGAAGATTTACCGCATTTAGGAAAGCGTATCCAATATATTGAAACAAGTCGTGGCTGTCCGTTTAGCTGCCAGTTCTGCCTTTCTTCTATTGAAGTCGGTGTACGCTACTTTAATCGCGAAAAAATTAAAGAGGACATTCGTTATTTAATGGACAATGGTGCCAAAACAATTAAATTCGTTGACCGTACATTTAATATTAGCCGTAGCTATGCGATGGAAATGTTCCAATTTTTAATCGATGAACACAAGCCCGGCGTTGTATTCCAATTCGAAATCACGGCCGATATTATGCGTCCTGAAGTTATTCAATTTTTAAATGACAATGCACCACGTGGTCTATTCCGCTTTGAGATCGGTGTCCAATCAACAAATGATTTAACAAATGACTTAGTAAAGCGCCGTCAAAACTTTGAAAAGCTTACACGTACTGTCACAATGGTAAAAGAAGGCGGTAAAATCGATCAGCACTTAGACTTAATTGCAGGCTTACCAGAAGAAGACTACAGTTCATTCCGCAAAACATTCAATGATGTATTCGCAATGCGTCCAGAAGAACTACAGCTTGGTTTCTTAAAACTGTTACGTGGTACAGGCTTACGTTTAGAGGCCGAAAAATATGGCTATACATACGTTGACATCTCACCGTATGAAATTTTCTCAAACAACGTGCTAACATTTGATGATATCGTAAGGATTAAACATGCAGAGGATGTACTTGAAAAATATTGGAATGCGCACCGTATGGATCATACAATCGAGTATTTAGTAACTCAGGTATTCGAAACACCGTTCGATTTCTTCCAAAACTTCGGTACGTATTGGGAAACAAAAGGTTGGAGCCGCATCGGTCATCAGCTAGAAGACTTATTCCGTCGTTTACTTGAATTTTTACAAACTGTAGAAAATGCAAATATCGATATTATCACAAGCTTAATGAAATACGACTTCTTAAGTGGTCAACATTTCCAACCACGTAAATTATGGTGGAATGACCGACTTTCCGAAAATGAAATGCGTGATATTTATGCACGTATTAAAGAAAAGCCTGCTATTGTCGGAGATGAATTTGCAGCGATGAATATTAGCGAACGTGACCTATTTAAGCATTCGTTAATTATTCCATTCCACATAGACTTCCAAAACTATGATGAAACAGGCACTGTAACAAAGCAAACCGGCTACTTGTTCACATACTTCCGCAACAGCGAAGCACCTTATTTCTATTCTTTTAACTAA